The sequence AGCTCTCGCCGCACGCCTCagggaaaggatgaaaaaaaaaatagctgcacaACAGCTGACCCAGAAGATTCCGCCCCACCACTTTCACATCCCCCTCCCGGCCCTCGCAGCCAGCCACCCCAGAACACACCGCCGGACCAGGATCTCCACCAACCGCCCCACACACAGACAAGGCACTTGCTCCCAGACCACAAAAACCAATAGCCAAAAGTGAAAGCCACAGACAAAATCTCTCGGCAACAGGAAAGCGAGGAAGGGAAAGATGCCACACCACATAAAGCCGGCACCGTGGCTGCACACagaccactgccaccacccgcACCACCACCGAGCCCCACCAGGCTCCTGCCCAGCACAACGCGAGTCCCACCATGGCTGTGCCTGCAAGCCCACAGCACCCACGGGGGTACGGCATCCTGCTGCTCACGCTCCTTCTGAAAGCTCTCGCCACCACCGCCTCCGCCTGCAACCACCTTCGCCCCCAGGATGCCACCTTCTCTCACGacagcctccagctcctccgGGACATGGCTCCCACACTaccccagctgtgcccacagcacaaCGCGTCTTGCTCCTTCAACGACACCATCCTGGACACCAGCAACACCCGGCAAGCCGACAAAACCACCCACGACATCCTTCAGCACCTCTTCAAAAtcctcagcagccccagcactccaGCCCACTGGAACGACAGCCAACGCCAAAGCCTCCTCAACCGGATCCACCGCTACACCCAGCACCTCGAGCAATGCTTGGACAGCAGCGACACGCGCTCCCAGAAGCGATGGCCTCGCAACCTTCACCTCGCCATcaaaaaacacttcagctgcCTCCACACCTTCCTCCAAGACAACGATTACAGCGCCTGCGCCTGGGAACACGTCCGCCTGCAAGCTCGTGCCTGGTTCCTgcacatccacaacctcacagGCAACACGCGCACTTAGCCCCAAACGCACCTCCCACCCTTGtcctatttatctatttattcaaCTATTTATACAAACGcctatttattcttctatttattcttctatttattcaGACAAAATAAAGCTCTCCTTTTCAACACTGCCTGCGAGTGCCTCCTTTCGCTCAATCACAGAAGCCCCTTTCGGGGGCAACCAAACCTGGGATTCTCACACACAGCTCCGAAAACTCTGCTACCCGCTTACGTCTTGCGTAGTCCtggcagggggagggaggtccACGAGTTCGGCACAAAAAGCAGCCaaagcagggacacctgcagcgGGCGGCAGGACCGTCCGGTTTTGGCTAACAAGGTTGAACAAATCAGCTGATAAtcagtttcagcacagaagctTGACGGCCACAGCGGTACCGCAGTGACGGGTTTTGCTTCGTTAATGTGAAATTAGCCCTACAGGTAACTCACGTCTCGAGTGCCATGATCAAGAACACAAAGGCGGCGTACCACTGCAGTAGATGACTCTTCACGCAAATCCTGTCAAACATCGCCCCACAGGGAGAAACCCACAAGCTTCAGCTTCTAAGGGGAAGCAGAGCTATCTTggggaagcagagaagagaaaggcagagagaaggaaggagacaagAGAGCTAAGAGACGGGAAGCTACACTCATCTTACTCCGCCAAGACAGGGCACCTTCTTGGCAACCACTCTGCCTCACCCTCTCTCTGGGTGGAGAACACTGGGACAGCATGGATTTGGATACCCCCATGTCTTCGTtccagctgggacagaattgttCTCTTCAGAGCGCCTGCTACGATGCGgcgttttggttctaggagaaaaacaatgctggtAACACACCGACGCTTATTCTTGCCGCCAAGCGGTGCCGCACcgagccaaggccgttctcagcaaaagccccaaggagctgggagggagcggaGTTAGGActgctgacttaaactggcccaAAGGGCTATCCCCCACCATACGACATCAAGCAGGAGGAGTTTTGAGGAGGGTGGGAGTTCAACTCGCTCGCTTGCTCTTCCGCTCCTCACGTGGCTGCAATGCCGCTCTCCGTCCTATCAGAAAAGTCACGGCTGTCAGGaaaagtccccggtgactgcAAAAACGGAAACATCGCTCCCCCTTctaggaaaaggaggaaggaagacgCGGGGAACTACAGCCAGGTGAGCCTCACCCCTCTGCCTAGGAAGATCACGCAGCAGATCTGCCAGCAACAGAGGGACGAGCAGGTGATCCGACACAGCCTgcacggcttcaccaagggcagatcgtgcctgactAACCGGCTGGCCTCCTGCGATGGAGTGACCGTATCGGTGCACAAACGGAAGGCAACCGTTGCCATCTATaaggacttctgcaaggcttgCACCACATCCATATCACTAAATCGGAGAGGCGTGGGTTCAAAGGCTGGACTACTCGCTGGATGAGGAATTGGTTGCATGGTCGCGGCCTCAGGGCTGCCGTCAATGGCTCTACGCCCAGGTGGAGGCCGGACACAAGTGGTGCCCCCCCAGGCTCCGCCTTGCGGCCACTGCTCCGCAACATCCTTATCAACAACACAGGTGAAGGCATCgactgcaccctcagcaagtttgcgcACTTCACGCATCAAGCTGAGGAGATTTTGGTGAGAGGCCAGAGCACGGCCACAAGGAcaaccagagggctggagcacttctcctacaaagacaagctgagggagctgtgcctgcgcggtcaggaaaacacaaagcaccAGGGAGACCACGTTATAGCCTGCCACTACTTAAAGGGaccttataaacaggaaggaaatcaacGTTCCACACGGGTAGATAGCGACAGAACacggctttaaaataaaagagattaaGATCAGACGCCACGGGGAGATGCAGGTGAGCCACTGGCACAAAATGCCCAGAGAGATTCTGGATCCACCATTCCCAggggtgctcaaggccaggctggatgcagcactgggaagccTGCTCTACAGCTTCAGTTTTGCGGTTGGCAACCGCGCCCGAGGCAGCGAGTGGGAACGAGATGACCGccgaggccccttccaacccaagccattctatgactcaaaGGGGGCCAACGCGACATCTGGAGTGGGAAACATAAACACGGACTgaaatggcaggacaaggggcgACGGCTTTCAGCTAAAAGAGAGGAGCTTCACATTAGCCGTTAGCAACAGACTTTGTCCGTTGAGGGGAGGTGGGCCGCAGGAAAACCTCACCCAGAGAACCCGAGGATGCCCCAGCACGGGAAGCCTCCAAcggcaggctggatggggctacGGGCAACCCGCTCGAGTGGAAGGCACCCCTGCCGACGGAAAGACGGTTGGAAGCAGATGGcatctgaggtcccttccaacgcaaacCACCCTCTCATTCCCTCAACTCCTCCAGTCTCCTCATCCTCAAAAGGTGCTTAAAAACCACATCAGGGGCGTCATCCCCATAACGTTTGAGGACTCCTCCTGGACGGCAACAAACCTTTGGCCTTCGCAACGCAAGATCCTTGGCTTACAGCTATCCGCCTCCTGGTacatttcctccttctcacCACATGCCAcaggaagcaaggaaaagaaaagacgGTGGAGGAAGGAGACGCGTCGTCTGAGGAGCACCACAGCCACAGACCCCGCTCGGAAGGatatcttccctttctctttcttcctcaagCACAAGCCTTTCCAACGTATTCTCAACAGCTTCCAACACAGGCGGCGCTGCCTACTCCCACCACAACCACAGCCAACCCAGAGCTCCTCACGCCACCGGAAACTACCCAAGGTTCTCCCAGCACGCATCACTTTTCCATgctttgtaaaaaacaaacagaaacaatgcacagaaagcaaaccacGGGCAACACACATCTCACTCAAGTCGAAAGACCAAGACCCATTACAGCACTAGGGCATTACGTAAGAAAAGTAGAGTTGAACAGGAAGAGGGATTTCACCAAAGGACACACCAGAGCTCTCGCCGCACGCCTCagggaaaggatgaaaaaaaaaatagctgcacaACAGCTGACCCAGAAGATTCCGCCCCACCACTTTCACATCCCCCTCCCGGCCCTCGCAGCCAGCCACCCCAGAACACACCGCCGGACCAGGATCTCCACCAACCGCCCCACACACAGACAAGGCACTTGCTCCCAGACCACAAAAACCAATAGCCAAAAGTGAAAGCCACAGACAAAATCTCTCGGCAACAGGAAAGCGAGGAAGGGAAAGATGCCACACCACATAAAGCCGGCACCGTGGCTGCACACagaccactgccaccacccgcACCACCACCGAGCCCCACCAGGCTCCTGCCCAGCACAACGCGAGTCCCACCATGGCTGTGCCTGCAAGCCCACAGCACCCACGGGGGTACGGCATCCTGCTGCTCACGCTCCTTCTGAAAGCTCTCGCCACCACCGCCTCCGCCTGCAACCACCTTCGCCCCCAGGATGCCACCTTCTCTCACGacagcctccagctcctccgGGACATGGCTCCCACACTaccccagctgtgcccacagcacaaCGCGTCTTGCTCCTTCAACGACACCATCCTGGACACCAGCAACACCCGGCAAGCCGACAAAACCACCCACGACATCCTTCAGCACCTCTTCACAAtcctcagcagccccagcactccaGCCCACTGGAACGACAGCCAACGCCAAAGCCTCCTCAACCGGATCCACCGCTACACCCAGCACCTCGAGCAATGCTTGGACAGCAGCGACACGCGCTCCCAGAAGCGATGGCCTCGCAACCTTCACCTCGCCATcaaaaaacacttcagctgcCTCCACACCTTCCTCCAAGACAACGATTACAGCGCCTGCGCCTGGGAACACGTCCGCCTGCAAGCTCGTGCCTGGTTCCTgcacatccacaacctcacagGCAACACGCGCACTTAGCCCCAAACGCACCTCCCACCCTTGtcctatttatctatttattcaaCTATTTATACAAACGcctatttattcttctatttattcttctatttattcaGACAAAATAAAGCTCTCCTTTTCAACACTGCCTGCGAGTGCCTCCTTTCGCTCAATCACAGAAGCCCCTTTCGGGGGCAACCAAACCTGGGATTCTCACACACAGCTCCGAAAACTCTGCTACCCACTTACGTCTTGCGTAGTCCtggcagggggagggaggtccACGAGTTCGGCACAAAAAGCAGCCaaagcagggacacctgcagcgGGCGGCAGGACCGTCCGGTTTTGGCTAACAAGGTTGAACAAATCAGCTGATAAtcagtttcagcacagaagctTGACGGCCACAGCGGTACCGCAGTGACGGGTTTTGCTTCGTTAATGTGAAATTAGCCCTACAGGTAACTCACGTCTCGAGTGCCATGATCAAGAACACAAAGGCGGCGTACCACTGCAGTAGATGACTCTTCACGCAAATCCTGTCAAACATCGCCCCACAGGGAGAAACCCACAAGCTTCAGCTTCTAAGGGGAAGCAGAGCTATCTTggggaagcagagaagagaaaggcagagagaaggaaggagacaagAGAGCTAAGAGACGGGAAGCTACACTCATCTTACTCCACCAAGACAGGGCACCTTCTTGGCAACCACTCTGCCTCACCCTCTCTCTGGGTGGAGAACACTGGGACAGCATGGATTTGGATACCCCCATGTCTTCGTtccagctgggacagaattgttCTCTTCAGAGCGCCTGCTACGATGCGgcgttttggttctaggagaaaaacaatgctggtAACACACCGACGCTTATTCTTGCCGCCAAGCGGTGCCGCACcgagccaaggccgttctcagcaaaagccccaaggagctgggagggagcggaGTTAGGActgctgacttaaactggcccaAAGGGCTATCCCCCACCATACGACATCAAGCAGGAGGAGTTTTGAGGAGGGTGGGAGTTCAACTCGCTCGCTTGCTCTTCCGCTCCTCACGTGGCTGCAATGCCGCTCTCCGTCCTATCAGAAAAGTCACGGCTGTCAGGaaaagtccccggtgactgcAAAAACGGAAACATCGCTCCCCCTTctaggaaaaggaggaaggaagacgCGGGGAACTACAGCCAGGTGAGCCTCACCCCTCTGCCTAGGAAGATCACGCAGCAGATCTGCCAGCAACAGAGGGACGAGCAGGTGATCCGACACAGCCTgcacggcttcaccaagggcagatcgtgcctgactAACCGGCTGGCCTCCTGCGATGGAGTGACCGTATCGGTGCACAAACGGAAGGCAACCGTTGCCATCTATaaggacttctgcaaggcttgCACCACATCCATATCACTAAATCGGAGAGGCGTGGGTTCAAAGGCTGGACTACTCGCTGGATGAGGAATTGGTTGCATGGTCGCGGCCTCAGGGCTGCCGTCAATGGCTCTACGCCCAGGTGGAGGCCGGACACAAGTGGTGCCCCCCCAGGCTCCGCCTTGCGGCCACTGCTCCGCAACATCCTTATCAACAACACAGGTGAAGGCATCgactgcaccctcagcaagtt comes from Gallus gallus isolate bGalGal1 chromosome Z, bGalGal1.mat.broiler.GRCg7b, whole genome shotgun sequence and encodes:
- the LOC100858177 gene encoding interferon type A1/A2, which encodes MAVPASPQHPRGYGILLLTLLLKALATTASACNHLRPQDATFSHDSLQLLRDMAPTLPQLCPQHNASCSFNDTILDTSNTRQADKTTHDILQHLFKILSSPSTPAHWNDSQRQSLLNRIHRYTQHLEQCLDSSDTRSQKRWPRNLHLAIKKHFSCLHTFLQDNDYSACAWEHVRLQARAWFLHIHNLTGNTRT
- the LOC100857744 gene encoding interferon type A1/A2; its protein translation is MAVPASPQHPRGYGILLLTLLLKALATTASACNHLRPQDATFSHDSLQLLRDMAPTLPQLCPQHNASCSFNDTILDTSNTRQADKTTHDILQHLFTILSSPSTPAHWNDSQRQSLLNRIHRYTQHLEQCLDSSDTRSQKRWPRNLHLAIKKHFSCLHTFLQDNDYSACAWEHVRLQARAWFLHIHNLTGNTRT